Proteins co-encoded in one Corylus avellana chromosome ca9, CavTom2PMs-1.0 genomic window:
- the LOC132161728 gene encoding NDR1/HIN1-like protein 3 codes for MAEKQSHLNGAYYGPAVPPPTQSYHRHGRGRGCGCCCLFSFLLKLIVSLVVIIGLAVLIFWLIFRPTNVKFYVTDASLTEFSLTGNNTLQYNLAVNITVRNPNRKIGIYYDTIEARAYYGDQRFDVDTLTPFYQGHKNTSYLSAVFSGQQVVLESDELTQFNAEKIAGVYSVDVNLYLRIRFKVGKLKTGRVKPKVKCDLKVPLSSTGNSAVAFESTKCDIDF; via the coding sequence ATGGCAGAGAAACAATCCCACCTGAACGGTGCCTACTACGGCCCTGCAGTCCCACCGCCGACCCAATCCTACCACCGCCATGGCCGTGGCAGAGGGTGCGGCTGCTGCTGCCTCTTTAGCTTCCTTTTGAAACTCATAGTCTCCCTCGTTGTCATCATTGGCCTTGCTGTCCTCATCTTCTGGCTCATCTTCCGCCCCACCAACGTCAAGTTCTACGTCACGGACGCCTCGCTGACGGAGTTCAGTTTAACCGGCAACAACACTCTGCAGTATAACCTTGCCGTCAACATCACCGTCAGAAACCCCAACAGGAAGATCGGAATCTACTACGACACCATCGAGGCCAGGGCGTACTACGGCGACCAGCGTTTCGATGTGGATACCTTGACGCCGTTTTACCAAGGGCACAAGAACACGAGCTATTTGAGCGCCGTGTTTTCAGGGCAGCAAGTTGTGCTTGAAAGTGATGAGCTCACGCAGTTCAATGCGGAGAAGATTGCTGGGGTTTACAGCGTTGATGTCAATCTCTATCTCCGGATCCGGTTCAAGGTCGGAAAGTTGAAAACCGGCCGGGTGAAGCCTAAGGTGAAGTGCGACCTGAAAGTTCCTCTGAGTTCCACCGGAAACTCAGCAGTTGCTTTTGAGAGTACCAAGTGCGATATCGATTTCTGA